From the Lathyrus oleraceus cultivar Zhongwan6 chromosome 3, CAAS_Psat_ZW6_1.0, whole genome shotgun sequence genome, the window ATTCTACCGATATCACGGCGATTCTGACCGTGCCTACCAAAAACCGATTCTGATCATTCACTTGTACGGTGGGGAGTTACAAGATCGTAAAATCGTACGATCCTACGAGTAGGATCGCGATTTTGACTACCATGGGTGGAAGCTATACCGACTCTAAGGCTTTGTTTGGAAGGTTGAAAGGAAAGGAAAGGAAGGACTTTGGGGGAGAGAATTCATAGAAAAAATTGTGTTTTTGTATAGAATGATAAATGAATGGTGAATGTTTATCATTACTACATTTTTACTTTTCAGAATATTATAACACAATATATTTGAAGAATTTATGTAAGCCCTCCAAAACCAATGTTTATCATTACTACATTTTTACTTTTCAGAATATTATAACACAATATATTTGTAGAATTTATGTAAGCCCTCCAAAACCCTCCTCCAATATAAATTTTGAGTTCCTCCAAACTAGAGGGATTTTGTATTATAAATAAAAACAAACTCTCCAAAATCCTCCCAATCAAAATTCTTCAATTTTTTCCACTCTATCCTTCCTTTTTTTCAAAACGCTCTCCTCCCTTCCCCTCCAAACTCCCAAACGAAACCTATGAGTTAAGGACTAGGAGGTGGAAGCTCAAGGCATGTGTAAGAAGCTAATGTTAGAGATTGGTGGGCTGAATTTAGAACTTAATGCTAACTATTTGTATTGGACGGTGTGAATGGAATTCTAAGTATGTTGTGGTTGGAATCAATTGGGGGCACGTGGATAGATTGGGTGAAGAAGAGGATGAATTTCAAAGTAGAGGACAGGTGGATTGAATGGAGGGGGGAAAGGCATGCAAAGGCGAACTGCAAGGCCCTCCAAAGTCTGTTTAACAATTTGAAACAGAGGGCGGTTGTTTCTTAATCACTGAAGGAGATTTGAAACTAGAGGTAAGTGGGAATCAAGGCAAAAATCCCAAGACTAAAAGACAACAACATCAGATTCAGAATTTGGCTGGGAGGTACTTTCAGGTTTTCACTTAACCAAAGGGATTTACCTCCTAGGATGAACAGGGAGCATACCATACACTTGCTGGCAGGACAAGGACCAGTCAATGTCAAACCGTACTGCTATCCCCACCACCAGAAAAATTAGAGAAACAGGTGGAAAAAATGTTGTAAACAGAAGTGATCAGACCCAACCAAAGTGCTTTTTCCAGTCCAGTTATTTTGGTGAAAAAGAAAGGATGGGACGTAGCGGAATGGAAGTGTGTCGATTACCATGCACTAAATAAGGTGAGTGTCCCTAATAAATTCCCTATCCATGCAATTGATGAGCTGATTGGCGAGTTGAGTGGAGCGCAATATTTCTCTAAACATGACCTTAAATCTGGAAACCACCAAGTGCGAGTGCAACAGAAAGATGTGCACGAAACAGTATTCTGCACTCACTGAGGAACATTATGAATTTTTAGTCATTCCATTCGGCTTGATGAATGCTCCGTCCATATTTCAAGCATTGCTGAATGAGATTTTTAAACCACGGCTGCGGAAGTGCGGCCACCAGAAGTATGTGGCCACGGCTCCGGGAGGGTTTTGCAGCACCTTCCCATCTTCAGTCAGACCTGGAAGGATCTCTCGATGGACTTCATCACAGGGCTTCCTAAATCCCAGGGGTTGAGGCAATATTTGTGGTGGTGGATCGGTTGACAAAGTACAGCCATTTTGTTCTCTTGAAACATCTGACATCTGTATACCGCTCGCAGCCTGGCTAAAACTTTTGCTAAGGAAACCATTCGCTTACATACATGGAGTGCCCACGTCCATTGTGagtgatagggatcccatctttGTGGGTAATTTTTTAAAGGAGCTCTTCAAATTGTAAGGTACGCAGCTACAGGTGAGCATAGCTTCCCATCCTCAAACTAACAACCAAACCGAGGTGGTAAACCAATGTTTAGAGACATTCCTGCATTGCTTTATCGAAGATCAGCCTAAGACATGGGCTCTCTAGTTACCATGGGCCGAGTATTGGTACAACATCACTTTTCACGCTTCAATTGGCTCGACTCCTTTTGAAGCGGTGTACGGAAGACCACCCCCCACTATCATTCGTTTTCTGCCTGTAGAGACTAAAATGGAAGCTGTTCAGTGTGATTTGACGGACAAGGATGAGGCACTGCGGCAGCTAACGTACCACATACAACGTGCTCAGGGTCGTATGAAGGATCAGACTGATCATAAAAGAAAGGAAATTAATTTTTAGGTAGGAGATTGGGTGTTTTTGAAGTTGAGGCCACATGTACAGCAGTCTGTTGCGGTACGGATCCTAAATTGGCTCCTCACTATTATGGACCCTTTTAAGTGCTTGAGAAGGTTGGGGCTTTCGCTTACAAACTCCCTGCTTCTGGAATCCGCAAGGATTCACCCCACCTTTCATGTCTCTTTGCTGAAGAAAGCTGTGGGAAATTATAGGGTGGAGAAGGAGCGTCCTAAAGGGCTGGCCAGCAATGTGGCTAATTCTTGGAAACCTGTGAAGGTGTTGGCTACTCAAACCATTAGTAAAGGAGGGGAATCTATGAGCCATCTGCTGATCCAATGGAAAGGAAGATCATTGAGGATGCTACTTGGGAAGACGGGCTCACAATTCGCAGTCAATTCCCTAATCTCAGACTTGAGGACAAGTTTCTTTCTCTAGGAGGGGGCAATGATAGGTCCATGATAGAGAATATGGGCCCTGGTGGCAAGCCGAAAGCGTGGAGGACCTATGTAAGGAAAAACAAGGGGAAATGCGTGACTGACGAGCTGGCAGAGAGAGAGTGGAGTGAATTTCTGTTATAAGGAAGTTACTAGTTAGAGTTAGTGAATGAGGACTATCTACTTGGTGTCTTTCTCTCTCCAAATGGAGCTCTCCATTTCTTTTGAGAAATGGACAGGATTCTAACCCATATGGAATAGCATTTTTATACTTTACATTATGTCATTCATTCTCGACCTCCCTCTCACTTTTTCTTTTCTCATGGCCTTAGAATCCTCTGAAATGCAAGTTAATCATGTAACTTATAAGCACGGAAAATCTGAAAAAATAGGAATTGAACATTATATTATTACTGATGTTCCCTATAACTTCATTCATGGAAAGAAACCAAAGTAGCTCTTGAAACAATGTTACATTACTCCTCACTTAACTAATTTTTGCTTAGTGTTCATACACTTTCTCTTTACGAGTAGTGTTCATACACTTAAACCAGAGATATTTAAAGAACATATTTTCTATTTTACTTTATTAAGTATTAACTCACATATATAATAAATAGTTAAATATTGTGAAACAATTTTACTTTGTTGTTTCACCGTCATTTTGTATATAGTCTTTGGCTACTTGTCATTTTGTATATAGTCTTTGGCTACTTGATATTCGATATTACCTGCTCAAAATTTGTCTTCCTTCCCAAGTCGTACCTCCACATGATTCCTTTTTTCTTTTCATGAACCTAAAACATCATTTTTCCAAATGATCTTTTTAGATAAAAGAAAGCACTGAGCTGCAGGAAGAATAATCAAGATCGTACAAGGCTGATATcttatttttttgaaaataatgcCAAATTGTTTTAAAATTACCTGGTAGTTAGTGTACCAGGCTTTTGTAAAGGTCAATATCAATGAGACAACAATGAACGGATAGTTGAACAAATAACTAAGTGAAACAAAAAATAGCCCCCAAATACTTAACCCGGCCATGTCGTCATCAAAGATGACAAAACAGTTTTGATGATTCTATTGTAAAAGCTTAAAATAAGCATTGCATGATTTCTATGTCAATAGAACAAGAATATGTTGGGTCTCAGGCATAGTTTGACGATATTGGTACATAAACAATAGCATGAGCCCTAACCAATTTCAAAGAGgtaaataaaaaaaaacaaaaacgGTATTGATTACCTCTACTGAAGTTGTGTTGCTTAACAGAAGAGATAAATGCATAACTACGAAACAGAGAAGACTCAGCGCAAAGGCTAAATTGAGAACTGCATCAAGGCAATCAATCTGTAAGGAGCAATAATAGTCACGACAATGCAATAAAAAGCTAGTCTGAGTAACTTGGTTTATACAAGAATTATACTTACTAGAAGTCAAGAAAATTGCAGAAAAGGCCCCGGGAGACAATTTACGAGTCTTGGTTAAGTTGGTTCCCCCAAAGAATCTAATAAAATCAGGTATCAGAGCTAAGCAAACCAGTGTTGTCTCGAGGAATGTATACAGCTACAAATGGTGGGGACAAAAAAAGTTAGGAATAGCATTACTAGAAGTAGCAAGTCAAGTCATTCAACTTCTTCTAACAAAATTGCTTATACTTTCTGATCGTGTTATCATTGTATACTGATATAGCAGTTATATTAATGTGAAAATCCACAAATCTCTTGATAAAGTTTCAGTGTTACATGCCAAGAACTTTCCGATAAACAAATGTTTACCTAGTCATTTCAATGAATAGATTCACAAAAGCAAGGCTTTAAGGAATTGAAAATTGAATTTTTACTTGAACAAAAGAAACAAATGCCTACTATAATCACATTAGCAATTAATGGATAGAAAGTAAGAAAGATTTACCAAAAAGAGAAGAAAATACTTGTAATTCCGTGCCCCGACACAATTAACCACCCAAATACAATGATGATCCATCTTAAGAACACACCTTTGACCTAAGAAAATTAGCAACACAGTTCATATGACATGATCATAATAGTAAACTAAGAGAAAAGAGGATATACACCGTCAttgtaaaataattttataatgaCAATGTATTACGTCAAATCATgtttatattttaaaattattttggTCACATAACATATTGTTGGTTTTTATTGGACGTTTTACACTATCATGGCATCTTCATTTAACTGATAAACTAATTAATGCTATATTAGTAACAAACTAAGGTGAAGCAAGATTGATTGAAAAAAAAGAAGAGCAAAACCTAATTGATTTAAGCAACAAaggaaatgaaaaaaaaaaagtTACAAATGGAGCAGTGATGACAACGTGGTGGCCTGGCGCTTTGGCACCGAGTACAGTAACCGGCGGAGGATGTTGCTGTTGTTATCACCGCCGCCTCATCGAACTCGCGGGAAGGTGGTGGACCTGCAACATGTAAATTGCGGTGATCATCTAGCTCCACCTGTAAAAACTGTTGATGCGGTCTCCAATTTTGAGGAACAGAACCTGGATCCTTGAGAACCGCCATAGAATAGGACCAAGTTAATAGCACAAGCTGCAAGAAAATAATCAAATAATCAAATTAATCACTTAATTAATCGAATTGGAGAAATTAATTAGAATTGATTATTGATGTGAGGGTGAGTGAGTGAGTTTACGAGAGTGTGAAAGATGAGGAGAACGAAGAAGGCTAAGAAGGAGAAAGATGGAAACAAGAGCGGGCCCCACGTGACGAAAACGACGGCGTAGTAGGTGAGAGAAACGATAGCGGCGAACAAGAGGATCATGAGGTAGCCAAGGACTCTGAGAAAGGAGCAAAACTTGAAGAGGTTAATGTTAAGCATTGTTGGGAATGGTGGGAGAATTCGTCTACTGGTTCTTCGTGTTGGGAAGAGGCGTTTCCATGTATCTGAAGAAGCCAGGATGGATTGATAGATTGGTATGCCTCTTTGGTTCTGCCACTTTGGGTTTGGGGTTTCACTTCCACTTTCCTTTCTCCCAACTCGAGAAACTTTGCTTTTAGAAGACGGTTTACATGTGGGTCACTCGGATCCAAAGCACATGTTCCTCCAAAACACAACTACACAAGGCAATTTGAGGTGTATTGCCTTATGTTTTAAAAACTTTAACTTATAATTTCAATAGTTTTAATGGAATTTTTTTTAGTTAAATATATTAGCGGAATTTTTTTTTTAGTTAAATATATTAGCAGTCCTCATAAACATCACATCATTTCATTTTAATTCTTCTAAAAATATCTTTTAAAGAATTATACTTTTAATATTTTATATCTATATTTTTTTTGTCTCTCCTGCTACCGGTTATTAACAGAGTTGATATGCTACATGAAACTTTTTATTATGATTGGACATAAACGTGGCCAAAAAAAATTGATGCGGATCTCACGTGACAATTTcttccattttttattttttattaataaaaattataGCGACGGAATGTCAGTCGCTAAGATGAACATCATAAATAAATCCAGAATTTATAATTAATCTGTAGCTAATTCCTAACTAATTTCTAGCTAATTTAAACACAATATTCTTATAATCTAAAATTTGTTATTTTTCATGATGTCATGGTTGTTGTTCAACCTTGCAAATCTCAAATATGTTGTTGGTTCATCTTTAACCCTCCTCCGTATACCATCCTCAACTTTGCAAATCTCAAATATGTCGATGGTTCATCCTTAACCCTCCTCTGTATACCATCCTCAActtttcttttatatatatatatatatatatatatatatatatatatatatatatatatatatatatatatatatatatatatatatatatatatatatatatatatatataatgttgCTTTTGTTAGTGTTTATGATTCTAATTTGTTGATAGGGTTTTTCATGGTTTTCTCAAGTTTTGTGTAGAAATATTGATTGAGGTTTTCACTCATCAATTGTCGATTGTCTGATTAAACTTTATATACATACATTGTATTAGAAGTAGTAACAATTAACAATTGACCATACTTGCTTTTGTAGGTTTATTAACTTTGTTCAACATGTGTGGTGTAAATATTATGTTTCGCGTCTGTGTCATTAGGTCATAGGCAAGTACAATAATATTATGTTGTTTTTTCATAAAATTAAATGACTTTGTTGCATGAATAGTAAGATtaataaacaaagaaaattaaatTTTTGGCCTGAAATACAATGAGTTGGAATAAATAACACATTCTTATTATTGATAATGTTTATTCTACTACTCTATTAGAGTAGTGTAGTAATGTTGGTCACAAAAGATAATGACATTTATTTATTTTACCGTGTTATGTCAGTTTTCATAATTTATTGGACTATGGAGGAATACATGATTACATAATGAACTTGGAAAATGTTCCATCAAAGATCCCTCCACAGCTTGAACTTCTCAAAACTCGTGTTATTTGCAATATGGATGCTCCTTAGCATGTATTTATCTTTtcctattattattattattccaCTCTCTTTTCTTCCTTTCATAATTTTGGACATTTAGTTTGCAAAACTTCTAACTTCTTAAGTACTTTGAAACCATAAAAATAGGATTTGAAATTTCACTTTTAGAAGATTTAGTATTTGTAAAATTTTACTATTAAAATTTATATTAGTTATACAAATGTTGATATATTGACATTGAGTTTGACATGATTCGTATTGATCCAGCAATTGCTAATGCTTTTCGAAGAATTCTCATAGCAGAGGTGATATATTTCTCCTTCCCCCATTATTTTCAGTAATGTGTTGTCATATTTGGTTTTGAATATACAGTGGAATCTGAGTTTAAATGCTTTAACATAATATTAAACACTAGTTTGTTTCTATATTTTGTTGATTTTTATTTTGTATTGAATATTTGATTCCATAGTAGATGGAAGAACATTTGACTCTTAGGTAATGGCTTCCAATGACATTACAAAGAACACATGCACAACAACCATGACATTACATAGAGTATATGCACAACAACCATGACATCATGAAAAAAAAAGTTTAAGTCATAATGGTGTGTTTAAATTAGCAAGGGATTAGCAAGGAATTGGCTACATATTAGCTACCATTTTTGAGTTTATGCATGATGTTCATATTAGCGATGGATTAAGCGACGGTCTTTCTGTCACTATAATTtttattaatataaaaaatttaaaaatggaAGAAATTGCCACATGGCATCCATGTCAGCATTTTTTGCCACCATGGCTTTGCCACGTGTATGACCACTCATCAAAAAAGTTTTATGCGGTATGCCACGTCAGTTTCTATTAACCACCATTAGCAGGAGGGACGAAAAATGTGGATGAAAAATATTATGAGGACCATTCTTTGAAGGAAATTTTTAGAAGGACTAAAAGTAAAAATAGTCATATTTAGAGGGATTAAAAACATATTTAACCTTTTTTTTAATGAGAGAGGACTTTATTCATATCAATAAAATGTTAGAACATGGGTTGGTATATCAATAAAATTGTGAAAACTAACAAAAAGATAGGGTCATTCATGTCAAGATATGATGAATCACATTAATTTGTCTCCTAACGAATTTAACATGTAATTTCATAGGGTGCTAACAAATGTATGTATTTAATGATAATATCACTGAAAACTATGGAATTCAGTTGTTGACAGTTCACATTATTTGATACTTATTTGAAATCGAGCTCAAAGTTCACTTCAATTAAGGTCAATGTCATGTATCCATTTGACGACTGATTAATGGCATAAGGCCTCCCTCGGATCAACATTGGTGATAGGAGAAAATCACTCGTTTCGAGCTAATACAAATTTTTCATTCTTTATCTTGGATACATGTCCAATCCTACCTTATTACGAGTCATTGGGAAAGATGTGTTGGTGTTACATTTGAAACATCCTACAAAAGGTTTTGTCCAAGTGATAAGTGTAGGGGCTTGAGCTTTGATTGTAAGAATTAGTTGGAAGTGTTATGCATTTCTGCATCACAACAAAAGGTAATATGCATGATCATAAATAGTTTATGTTAATTTTTTATGTGATACCATATGTAGTTGTTCATACGCTTTCAAGCACTTCATTATATGGATGTGTTTACCGTTATTTTTGGTAAATCAAATCACAAGTTTTTTTTTTCCTTATAGAATTAAACTCGAAAAAAATCTTATGACATCTTGTGCAAAATGTTTGCAAAAATGTGTTTGTGCTTTGAATATTAATGTTTGAATATCGAGAATTTGAATATAAACTCTAACTGAAATGATGCATAATTGCTTTGAAAATAAGGAATATACAAAGAACATAAAAAATCATTCAAGTAAATGCCTCGAATTTAAAGAATTTAAAGAAAGGACGCAGGTCATGCATCTTCTCACAAACTTCATTCTCTCAGCGACTTGGATACTTAAGTTTTATAGATAATACTTAATGAATTATGTGATCCTTGTATACATGACTTAACATGTCTTATATACTATTACAATGTTAATCGTCGATAAGGGTTATCTTCACAAAATTCGACATGTACGCCCTTATGTGGCCTTCAGCCTTCTAGTCTGCTTCCACGTGTATCCGATATTTGAACTGTTTTGAACAACTCTTGTTGATTCAAATTGTCTTTTAAATCTTCTAACTGCTTATGTTGAAAGTTTCTTATGTCGAACGTTTGAGCATAGGTCGAAATGCTTAGCTAATTGTACTTAGCATGTGAATTTACCTCACTTCTACTTTTATCAAATATGTTAAAGCATCATAACCATTTTTGAGATTCTGAACATGTTTTTGAAGAGAGAGTGGTCATAATCTTGTGGATCTACTTCTAGGACTCTTCCAAACCAGGCTTGGCATGCTTCTAGGTTATCTAAACCTTAGA encodes:
- the LOC127132075 gene encoding probable protein S-acyltransferase 12 isoform X2 codes for the protein MLNINLFKFCSFLRVLGYLMILLFAAIVSLTYYAVVFVTWGPLLFPSFSFLAFFVLLIFHTLLVLLTWSYSMAVLKDPGPPPSREFDEAAVITTATSSAGYCTRCQSARPPRCHHCSICQRCVLKMDHHCIWVVNCVGARNYKYFLLFLLYTFLETTLVCLALIPDFIRFFGGTNLTKTRKLSPGAFSAIFLTSILNLAFALSLLCFVVMHLSLLLSNTTSVEVHEKKKGIMWRYDLGRKTNFEQVFGTKKALWLLPLFSEEDLVNIPALRGIEFPTRSDVDV
- the LOC127132075 gene encoding probable protein S-acyltransferase 12 isoform X1 produces the protein MLNINLFKFCSFLRVLGYLMILLFAAIVSLTYYAVVFVTWGPLLFPSFSFLAFFVLLIFHTLLVLLTWSYSMAVLKDPGSVPQNWRPHQQFLQVELDDHRNLHVAGPPPSREFDEAAVITTATSSAGYCTRCQSARPPRCHHCSICQRCVLKMDHHCIWVVNCVGARNYKYFLLFLLYTFLETTLVCLALIPDFIRFFGGTNLTKTRKLSPGAFSAIFLTSILNLAFALSLLCFVVMHLSLLLSNTTSVEVHEKKKGIMWRYDLGRKTNFEQVFGTKKALWLLPLFSEEDLVNIPALRGIEFPTRSDVDV